One window of the Nicotiana tabacum cultivar K326 chromosome 4, ASM71507v2, whole genome shotgun sequence genome contains the following:
- the LOC107817104 gene encoding protein STRUBBELIG-RECEPTOR FAMILY 2-like, protein MLLCTMAKQRNLGLATAAILLFGVLFFQAFARTDDLQVQALRDLYRALNSPAELKNWKLEGGDPCEESWTGVSCYQSSVLEIKLQGLNLTGNLGDQLVSLQHLKHLDLSSNHFHGEIPNSLPHNLTDLNLASNNFTQSIPPSVSSMKHLRHLNLSYNLLSGPLADVFGASDNLIMMDLSHNKFSGDLPASFRALKNLTKLYLQSNEFTGSVIFLAELHLHDLNIEDNHFSGVIPESFQNINNLWIGGNRFHSGGADYPPWKFPTDVMPNISSPPTTESSAVEKYPSHETGDNRKKRPGSGGIVIMVVGAVLTVFGAAVFITFRIRRSQKQTLDSIRGSISSLQSLPISAPQVTTGPLAAQYDSPDSSSSDSPPLISSWQFPSAPTMTLKMSKRRSFSKKCKIPICAKHYTVAELQLATSNFSLGNLLGEGTLGSVYRADFPDGQILAVKNIKTVALSITEEEQFMDVIRTASRLRHPNIVALVGYCVGHGNHLLVYEYIRNVTLDDALHNVLCMPLTWSLRLRIAIGVARALNYLHTSCVPPITHSNLKAANILLDEDLNPRICDCGLAVLRPLASNSVKIKASEMAIEDSGYVAPEHVKRGSGNPNADIYSFGVLLLELLTGRRPFDSSKPKGEQSLVEWASSKLHDSESLLNMVDPTIKRTISSRALSSYADIISQCIQPEKEFRPQMAEVVQSLVSVLQKYGPEKAKSGKDKSTAEGNEVDPFERSFRSTNSRFFASPTASYYSI, encoded by the exons ATGTTGTTGTGCACAATGGCGAAGCAGAGAAATCTGGGGTTGGCTACCGCTGCAATTTTGCTTTTCGGGGTTCTATTCTTTCAAGCTTTTGCCCGCACTGATGACCTCCAAG TTCAAGCACTGAGAGATTTGTACAGAGCTCTAAACAGCCCTGCTGAACTTAAGAATTGGAAATTAGAGGGAGGTGATCCTTGTGAAGAGTCATGGACTGGGGTTTCTTGCTATCAATCATCAGTACTTGAGAT TAAACTTCAAGGGTTAAATCTTACTGGTAATCTTGGAGATCAACTTGTTAGTCTACAACACTTGAAACACCT AGATCTTAGCTCTAACCATTTTCATGGCGAGATACCAAATAGCTTGCCACATAATCTCACAGACTT AAATTTGGCAAGCAATAACTTTACTCAAAGCATCCCTCCTTCTGTGAGTTCAATGAAACATCTCAGGCACCT AAATCTGAGCTATAACCTACTATCTGGACCTCTGGCAGATGTCTTTGGTGCCTCAGACAATCTTATAATGAT GGATCTGTCACACAACAAGTTCAGTGGAGATCTACCTGCTTCATTTCGAGCTCTGAAGAACCTTACAAAATT GTATCTTCAGAGCAATGAATTCACAGGATCAGTAATTTTTCTAGCTGAGCTTCATCTACATGACCT GAACATTGAAGATAATCATTTTAGTGGTGTTATTCCTGAGAgctttcaaaatataaacaacTTATG GATTGGGGGTAATCGGTTTCACAGTGGAGGAGCAGACTATCCTCCCTGGAAGTTTCCTACTGATGTTATGCCCAATATTTCTAGTCCTCCAACAACAGAATCTAGTGCCGTTGAGAAATATCCTTCCCATGAAACAGGAGACAACAGAAAGAAAAGACCAGGCTCTGGAGGAATAGTTATTATGGTTGTTGGAGCTGTACTGACTGTATTTGGTGCAGCAGTCTTTATCACTTTCCGGATTCGTCGATCCCAAAAACAGACACTCGACAGCATAAGAGGCAGCATAAGTTCATTGCAGTCTCTTCCAATCAGTGCACCCCAAG TCACCACTGGTCCTTTAGCTGCTCAATACGATAGTCCAGATTCCTCCAGCAGTGACTCTCCTCCACTGATTTCCTCATGGCAGTTTCCATCTGCACCGACCATGACTCTGAAAATGTCAAAAAGAAGAAGTTTCTCCAAGAAGTGCAAAATCCCAATATGTGCCAAACACTATACAGTGGCAGAGTTGCAGTTGGCCACAAGTAATTTCAGTCTCGGTAATCTGCTTGGTGAAGGAACCCTTGGTTCTGTTTATAGAGCAGATTTCCCTGATGGACAG ATTCTGGCTGTCAAGAACATTAAAACTGTAGCACTCTCCATAACTGAGGAAGAACAATTTATGGATGTGATTCGAACTGCATCCCGTTTGAGGCACCCTAATATCGTTGCACTTGTTGGATATTGTGTGGGGCATGGCAACCACCTTCTTGTGTATGAGTACATAAGGAATGTGACACTTGATGATGCCTTGCACAATGTTCTGTGCATGCCTCTGACTTGGAGCCTCCGACTCCGCATTGCCATTGGCGTTGCTAGGGCATTGAA CTACTTGCACACGTCATGTGTCCCTCCCATCACCCATAGCAATCTAAAGGCTGCCAACATCTTGCTTGATGAAGATCTTAACCCTCGTATTTGTGATTGTGGACTAGCTGTCCTAAGACCACTGGCCAGCAACAGTGTTAAAATCAAG GCTTCTGAAATGGCTATTGAAGATAGTGGTTATGTTGCGCCTGAGCATGTCAAACGTGGAAGTGGTAACCCAAACGCTGACATCTATTCCTTTGGTGTGCTGCTTCTTGAACTTTTAACTGGAAGACGCCCTTTTGACAG TTCAAAACCAAAAGGAGAGCAGTCACTGGTGGAATGGGCTTCTTCCAAGCTTCATGACAGTGAGTCATTGTTGAACATGGTTGATCCAACCATAAAGAGAACAATTTCCTCCAGGGCTCTTTCATCTTATGCTGACATCATTTCCCAATGCATTCAG CCAGAGAAGGAATTCCGTCCTCAAATGGCTGAAGTTGTGCAGTCACTGGTGTCAGTGTTACAGAAGTATGGACCAGAAAAAGCAAAGTCTGGAAAAGATAAATCCACAGCAGAAGGCAATGAGGTTGACCCCTTTGAGCGATCCTTTCGTTCAACCAACAGCCGCTTCTTTGCCTCACCAACTGCAAGCTACTACTCCATCTGA
- the LOC107817110 gene encoding squamosa promoter-binding-like protein 9, translating to MNGLSKSEMELLASASSSTSTTSTSPDSPPNTLKFGQKIYFEHVGPHHPKSATGSSSSPVTGTPAPTTSKKGRGGGVVQGRQPSRCQVEGCEADLSDVKAYYSRHKVCATHSKSPVVIVAGLEQRFCQQCSRFHRLPEFDQGKRSCRRRLAGHNERRRKPPPGSLLSNRYGSLSSSIFENNGRSGSFLVDFTAYPNLTGGAWPNTRSSERGWDNQSTASGKLLQSHWLNSSENPTSDLVLQGSVARGANYSGPGIIPSGNCFSGVSDSSGALSLLSNESWGSRNQSSSLGVNDLVNTDGGHTVQPSGSHAAPVNHYSGPQWGFKGNEASSSSHAIPPDLGLGHISQLAVNQYSAELGMAQHSGRQYMELEHSKGYDSSVQNVHWTL from the exons ATGAATGGGCTCAGTAAGTCGGAAATGGAACTTCtggcttctgcttcttcttctacttctacTACTTCTACTTCCCCTGACTCTCCTCCTAACACTTTAAAATTTGGTCAAAAAATCTACTTTGAACATGTTGGACCTCACCACCCCAAATCAGCAACTGGGTCGTCTTCATCTCCGGTCACCGGAACTCCGGCGCCGACGACGTCCAAGAAAGGAAGAGGGGGTGGTGTGGTTCAAGGTCGACAGCCATCTAGGTGTCAAGTTGAAGGGTGTGAAGCAGATCTGAGTGATGTTAAGGCTTATTATTCAAGGCACAAAGTCTGTGCTACACATTCTAAGTCTCCTGTGGTCATTGTTGCTGGTCTTGAACAAAGATTTTGTCAACAGTGTAGCAG GTTCCATCGGTTGCCAGAATTTGACCAAGGGAAACGCAGTTGCCGCAGGCGCCTAGCAGGCCATAATGAGCGTCGCAGGAAACCTCCACCTGGATCTCTTTTGTCTAATCGCTATGGAAGTCTTTCTTCATCAATATTTG AAAACAATGGCAGATCTGGAAGTTTTCTGGTCGACTTCACTGCATATCCGAATCTCACTGGAGGTGCATGGCCAAATACTAGATCATCTGAGCGGGGATGGGATAATCAATCCACTGCATCAGGGAAGCTTCTCCAAAGTCATTGGCTGAACAGTTCTGAAAATCCTACATCCGACCTTGTTCTGCAAGGTTCAGTTGCTAGGGGTGCCAATTATTCTGGTCCTGGTATTATTCCTTCCGGAAACTGCTTCTCTGGAGTCTCAGATTCCAGTGGTGCTCTCTCTCTTCTGTCAAATGAGTCGTGGGGCTCGAGGAACCAATCCTCTAGCCTCGGGGTTAACGACTTGGTTAACACTGATGGCGGACATACCGTTCAGCCATCGGGTTCCCATGCTGCTCCTGTCAATCACTACTCAGGCCCTCAATGGGGATTTAAAGGAAATGAAGCTAGTAGCAGTTCACATGCAATACCTCCTGATCTCGGGCTGGGTCACATTTCTCAACTTGCTGTCAATCAGTACTCTGCTGAGCTTGGGATGGCTCAGCACAGTGGAAGACAGTACATGGAACTGGAGCACTCAAAGGGTTACGATTCTTCTGTTCAGAATGTGCACTGGACACTTTGA
- the LOC107817111 gene encoding uncharacterized protein LOC107817111, which translates to MNPSIVPMDLNQNVARYSCASSHRSLQQVVTMAEEEEEDYMGDLSHFIPPEASSLPPNPSSKPASRSNKLVVSNSSNKKRKVLNWQERKKLKREKKQIEEDQKTLVNLESAIPETNIGFKMLKQMGYTPGSALGKEGSGMSEPVGLEIRRGRAGIGKEDDKVEKMRREMEKADRDRRREAELMETFGSHLKERWKEKRIVSNFHKAEAVLAQLENREVVEEKKEEEDEEKEEEEEELITEEDLLNTLMKLRDEYHYCLFCGCQYESTEALLSNCPGVAEEDH; encoded by the exons ATGAATCCCAGTATAGTACCCATGGACCTCAATCAAAACGTAGCGCGTTATTCTTGCGCTAGTTCCCACAGAAGCTTGCAGCAGGTAGTAACAATggcggaagaagaggaagaagattaCATGGGAGACCTTTCTCATTTCATTCCTCCAGAAGCTTCTTCTCTTCCCCCTAATCCCTCCTCTAAACCG GCATCAAGATCAAATAAGCTTGTAGTTTCGAATTCTTCAAACAAGAAACGTAAGGTGTTAAACTGGCAAGAACGCAAAAAgctcaagagagagaagaagcAGATTGAAGAGGACCAGAAAACTCTAGTTAACTTAGAGTCAGCAATTCCTGAGACCAACATTGGATTCAAGATGTTGAAACAAATGGGATATACTCCTGGATCAGCATTAGGCAAGGAAGGCTCGGGTATGTCTGAACCCGTGGGGCTGGAAATCAGAAGGGGCCGTGCCGGGATTGGGAAGGAAGATGATAAGGTAGAGAAGATGAGGAGGGAAATGGAGAAGGCCGACAGGGATAGAAGGAGAGAAGCAGAGCTAATGGAAACTTTTGGATCTCACCTGAAGGAGCGATGGAAGGAAAAGAGGATCGTCAGCAATTTTCACAAGGCTGAGGCAGTACTGGCTCAGTTAGAGAATAGGGAGGTAGTAGaggagaaaaaggaagaagaggatgaagaaaaggaagaggaagaggaagaactGATCACTGAAGAG GATTTGCTCAATACATTGATGAAACTGAGAGATGAATATCATTACTGTCTTTTTTGTGGATGTCAG tATGAGTCAACCGAGGCGCTGCTATCTAACTGCCCCGGGGTAGCTGAGGAGGACCACTAA